One window from the genome of Enterococcus haemoperoxidus ATCC BAA-382 encodes:
- a CDS encoding WxL domain-containing protein, translating into MKKTTITSALLISTFILGAASPAFADQVAAPTTDATVKFQSESEDASNEGNTIDPMDPDGNGIKPETGEGSVGTKGPLRVDFAPNFKFGTVMMSGNAAKYHPLYPKVNLLDETGKVTEPVQSKYVPHYVQVTDNRGTNDGWELTVSATPFNGTVVDKNADLKATLTLGHSEFSSAVKPVDGKDFKPSTLNTEITLTSEAKPFIVAKKDQGMGSWAAVFNNGTPASLTATDRNPNVTLSVPADSKKDAKEEYKSTITWTLSTTPTTPPAGN; encoded by the coding sequence ATGAAAAAGACAACAATCACATCTGCATTATTAATCAGTACATTTATTTTAGGAGCCGCATCACCAGCGTTCGCTGATCAAGTTGCAGCGCCTACAACTGACGCAACAGTTAAATTTCAATCAGAATCCGAAGATGCTAGTAACGAAGGAAATACGATTGATCCAATGGACCCTGATGGTAATGGAATCAAGCCAGAAACTGGTGAAGGTTCAGTTGGGACTAAAGGTCCTTTAAGAGTTGATTTTGCACCGAACTTTAAGTTTGGAACTGTAATGATGTCAGGGAATGCAGCAAAATATCATCCATTGTATCCAAAAGTTAATTTATTAGACGAAACTGGTAAAGTGACAGAGCCTGTGCAATCAAAATATGTTCCGCATTATGTACAAGTTACAGATAATAGAGGTACAAATGATGGGTGGGAATTGACAGTCTCAGCTACTCCATTTAATGGAACTGTAGTAGATAAAAATGCAGATTTAAAAGCTACTTTAACATTAGGTCATTCAGAATTTTCATCCGCAGTAAAACCAGTTGATGGAAAAGACTTTAAGCCATCTACCTTGAATACAGAAATCACGTTGACTTCAGAAGCTAAGCCATTTATTGTAGCTAAAAAAGATCAAGGAATGGGTTCATGGGCAGCAGTATTTAATAATGGTACACCAGCTAGTTTAACAGCTACTGACAGAAACCCTAACGTTACGCTTAGTGTCCCTGCAGACTCTAAGAAAGATGCAAAAGAAGAATATAAGTCTACAATAACTTGGACTTTGTCAACAACACCAACAACGCCTCCAGCAGGCAACTAA
- a CDS encoding WxL domain-containing protein gives MKKTRRKFIVLLSILLGGISIETPSVFADSSIGNKSEAEIFYTENTDITPPIDPREPDESTEIVSPIPVQPGTSGPLSVDFAPHVIFGEHEGSKENDTYYAKLTKIKKKADGSEEEVPNFLQLTDNRGKDAGWRLTVKQNGQLKNGAHILKGAEISLNNITLFSPNNGKEPIAIESVRLDPDSMEPTEVSRSTETTGKGTWMIMFGKDKEESKKSIQVRVPGSAEKKKGNYTTSLTWELIDTPI, from the coding sequence ATGAAAAAGACAAGAAGAAAATTTATTGTGTTACTGTCTATACTGCTGGGGGGGATCAGCATTGAAACGCCATCCGTTTTTGCTGATAGCAGTATAGGAAATAAATCGGAAGCAGAAATTTTTTATACCGAGAATACGGATATTACCCCTCCTATAGATCCTAGAGAACCTGATGAGTCAACTGAAATTGTTTCACCGATACCTGTTCAACCAGGAACATCGGGTCCACTAAGTGTTGATTTTGCTCCTCATGTTATTTTTGGAGAACATGAGGGATCAAAGGAAAATGATACTTATTATGCAAAACTAACAAAGATTAAAAAAAAGGCAGATGGCTCGGAAGAAGAAGTTCCTAATTTTCTACAATTGACTGACAATCGAGGCAAAGATGCTGGATGGCGTTTAACAGTCAAACAAAATGGCCAACTCAAAAATGGAGCACATATACTAAAAGGTGCGGAAATATCACTAAACAATATTACGCTATTTTCGCCAAACAATGGAAAAGAACCCATTGCCATAGAAAGTGTTCGATTGGATCCTGATAGTATGGAACCAACAGAAGTATCTCGGTCGACTGAAACGACGGGGAAAGGAACATGGATGATTATGTTTGGTAAAGATAAAGAAGAAAGCAAAAAAAGCATACAAGTCAGAGTTCCTGGGTCGGCCGAAAAAAAGAAAGGTAACTATACAACTTCCTTAACTTGGGAGTTGATTGATACACCAATATAA
- a CDS encoding LPXTG cell wall anchor domain-containing protein, producing the protein MKKKYFILLSIIFITLPLFQFSKVAEAVNYDTEIGLTFNSDVSVSGDSSSSTTVPSGTDKTSESSQTKTSTSNSGTSNKMEELPETSRRKTAKSGLLPSTGTQSNTLLMGLGILLLMIVFVLLIFKVYKVVTKKYR; encoded by the coding sequence ATGAAAAAAAAATATTTTATTTTGCTAAGCATTATATTTATAACACTACCATTATTTCAGTTTTCTAAAGTAGCAGAAGCGGTAAACTATGATACTGAAATCGGCTTAACTTTTAATAGTGATGTATCTGTTAGCGGTGATTCTAGTTCGAGTACAACAGTACCGAGTGGCACAGATAAAACATCAGAAAGTAGCCAGACGAAAACCAGTACGTCAAATAGTGGTACGTCAAATAAAATGGAGGAATTACCAGAAACGAGTAGAAGAAAAACAGCTAAGTCTGGTTTGTTGCCTAGTACGGGCACCCAAAGCAATACTCTATTAATGGGGTTGGGTATACTACTGTTAATGATCGTTTTCGTGTTACTCATCTTTAAAGTTTATAAGGTAGTTACTAAAAAATACCGATAA
- a CDS encoding WxL domain-containing protein yields MISKKNTVLTTTGVVTFASLLLGTLPAFAETETGGNEVKPPVTIQSPVHSEAEISFEQNETEVTPPVGPGGEEIEKPGEGETGMVGPLTIDYITKLNFGAVKVSGNTTTYHAKLAELKLKDIVEPKKVPNYVQVTDNRGTNAGWQLQLKQDTQFQAKDANNKVTELTGAQLTLDNPTLKSTQKGSEFAPLGIKQKLTPGAAAVTVVNAAAGKGMGTWHYSLGDTNEQAEKSVSLTIPGDTAKLANVAYKTVLTWTLVDAPEKSEVTPEVTP; encoded by the coding sequence ATGATATCGAAAAAGAATACAGTATTGACTACTACAGGTGTAGTAACATTTGCTAGTTTATTACTAGGAACATTACCCGCTTTTGCAGAAACAGAGACTGGAGGAAACGAAGTTAAACCGCCAGTGACGATTCAATCTCCAGTGCACTCGGAAGCAGAAATTTCATTCGAACAAAATGAAACAGAAGTAACACCGCCCGTTGGACCTGGTGGTGAAGAAATTGAAAAGCCTGGTGAAGGAGAAACTGGAATGGTTGGTCCTTTAACGATTGACTATATTACAAAGCTTAATTTTGGCGCTGTTAAAGTATCTGGTAATACAACTACTTATCATGCAAAATTAGCAGAACTTAAGTTAAAAGATATTGTAGAACCAAAAAAAGTGCCAAACTATGTTCAAGTTACAGATAACCGCGGAACAAATGCAGGTTGGCAGTTGCAACTTAAACAAGATACACAATTCCAAGCCAAAGATGCAAATAATAAAGTTACAGAACTTACAGGTGCACAACTTACATTAGATAATCCTACATTGAAGTCTACGCAAAAAGGATCAGAATTTGCTCCACTAGGTATTAAACAAAAACTTACTCCAGGTGCAGCAGCTGTAACAGTTGTGAATGCAGCTGCTGGTAAGGGAATGGGAACTTGGCACTATTCATTGGGAGATACTAATGAACAAGCAGAAAAAAGTGTTTCTTTAACTATCCCTGGTGATACTGCAAAATTAGCAAATGTAGCTTATAAAACGGTATTAACATGGACATTAGTGGATGCTCCAGAAAAATCAGAAGTTACACCAGAAGTTACACCTTAA